The following are encoded together in the Cynocephalus volans isolate mCynVol1 chromosome 4, mCynVol1.pri, whole genome shotgun sequence genome:
- the EED gene encoding polycomb protein EED isoform X2: MSEREVPTAPAGTDMPAAKKQKLSSDENSNPDLSGDENDDAVSIESGTNTERPDTPTNTPNAPGRKSWGKGKWKSKKCKYSFKCVNSLKEDHNQPLFGVQFNWHSKEGDPLVFATVGSNRVTLYECHSQGEIRLLQSYVDADADENFYTCAWTYDSNTSHPLLAVAGSRGIIRIINPITMQCIKHYVGHGNAINELKFHPRDPNLLLSVSKDHALRLWNIQTDTLVAIFGGVEGHRDEVLSADYDLLGEKIMSCGMDHSLKLWRINSKRMMNAIKESYDYNPNKTNRPFISQKIHFPDFSTRDIHRNYVDCVRWLGDLILSKSCENAIVCWKPGKMEDDIDKIKPSESNVTILGRFDYSQCDIWYMRFSMDFWQKMLALGNQVGKLYVWDLEVEDPHKAKCTTLTHHKCGAAIRQTSFSRDSSILIAVCDDASIWRWDRLR, translated from the exons ATGTCCGAGAGGGAAGTGCCGACAGCGCCGGCGGGAACAGACATGCCTGCGGCTAAGAAGCAGAAGCTGAGCAGCGACGAGAACAGCAACCCGGACCTCTCTGGAGACGAGAAT GATGATGCTGTCAGTATAGAAAGTGGTACAAACACTGAACGCCCTGATACACCTACAAATACGCCAAATGCACCTGGAAGGAAAAGTTGGGGAAAGGGAAAATGGaagtcaaagaaatgcaaatattctTTCAAATGTGTAAATAGTCTCAAG GAAGATCATAACCAGCCATTGTTTGGAGTTCAATTTAACTGGCACAGTAAAGAAGGAGATCCATTAGTGTTTGCAACTGTAGGAAGCAACAGA GTTACCTTATATGAATGTCATTCACAAGGAGAAATCCGGTTGTTGCAATCTTATGTGGATGCTGAT GCTGATGAAAACTTTTACACTTGTGCGTGGACGTATGATAGCAATACAAGCCATCCTCTGCTAGCTGTAGCTGGATCTAGAGGCATAATTAGGATAATTAATCCCATAACAATGCAGTGTATAAAG CATTATGTTGGCCATGGAAATGCTATCAATGAGCTGAAATTCCACCCAAGAGATCCAAATCTTCTCCTGTCAGTAAGTAAAG ATCATGCTTTACGATTATGGAATATCCAAACGGACACTCTGGTGGCAATATTTGGAGGTGTGGAAGGGCACAGAGATGAAGTTCTGAGTGCT GATTATGATCTTTTGGGTGAAAAAATAATGTCCTGTGGTATGGATCACTCTCTTAAACTTTGGAGGATCAATTCAAAGAGAATGATGAATGCAATTAAGGAATCTTATGATTATAACCCAAATAAAACTAACAG gccatttatttctcagaaaatCCACTTTCCTGACTTTTCTACCAGAGACATACATAGGAATTATGTCGATTGTGTGCGATGGTTAGGCGATTTGATACTTTCCAAG tcTTGTGAAAATGCCATTGTGTGCTGGAAACCTGGCAAAATGGAAGATGACATAGATAAAATCAAACCCAGTGAGTCTAATGTGACTATTCTTGGCCGATTTGATTACAGCCAATGTGACATTTGGTACATGAGGTTTTCTATGGATTTCTGGCAAAAG ATGCTTGCATTGGGCAATCAGGTTGGCAAACTTTATGTTTGGGATTTAGAAGTAGAAGATCCTCATAAAGCCAA ATGTACAACACTGACTCATCATAAATGTGGTGCTGCTATTCGACAAACCAGTTTTAGCAGGGATAGCAGCATTCTTATAGCTGTTTGTGATGATGCCAGTATTTGGCGCTGGGATCGACTTCGATAA
- the EED gene encoding polycomb protein EED isoform X1, with protein sequence MSEREVPTAPAGTDMPAAKKQKLSSDENSNPDLSGDENDDAVSIESGTNTERPDTPTNTPNAPGRKSWGKGKWKSKKCKYSFKCVNSLKEDHNQPLFGVQFNWHSKEGDPLVFATVGSNRVTLYECHSQGEIRLLQSYVDADADENFYTCAWTYDSNTSHPLLAVAGSRGIIRIINPITMQCIKHYVGHGNAINELKFHPRDPNLLLSVSKDHALRLWNIQTDTLVAIFGGVEGHRDEVLSADYDLLGEKIMSCGMDHSLKLWRINSKRMMNAIKESYDYNPNKTNRPFISQKIHFPDFSTRDIHRNYVDCVRWLGDLILSKSCENAIVCWKPGKMEDDIDKIKPNACIGQSGWQTLCLGFRSRRSS encoded by the exons ATGTCCGAGAGGGAAGTGCCGACAGCGCCGGCGGGAACAGACATGCCTGCGGCTAAGAAGCAGAAGCTGAGCAGCGACGAGAACAGCAACCCGGACCTCTCTGGAGACGAGAAT GATGATGCTGTCAGTATAGAAAGTGGTACAAACACTGAACGCCCTGATACACCTACAAATACGCCAAATGCACCTGGAAGGAAAAGTTGGGGAAAGGGAAAATGGaagtcaaagaaatgcaaatattctTTCAAATGTGTAAATAGTCTCAAG GAAGATCATAACCAGCCATTGTTTGGAGTTCAATTTAACTGGCACAGTAAAGAAGGAGATCCATTAGTGTTTGCAACTGTAGGAAGCAACAGA GTTACCTTATATGAATGTCATTCACAAGGAGAAATCCGGTTGTTGCAATCTTATGTGGATGCTGAT GCTGATGAAAACTTTTACACTTGTGCGTGGACGTATGATAGCAATACAAGCCATCCTCTGCTAGCTGTAGCTGGATCTAGAGGCATAATTAGGATAATTAATCCCATAACAATGCAGTGTATAAAG CATTATGTTGGCCATGGAAATGCTATCAATGAGCTGAAATTCCACCCAAGAGATCCAAATCTTCTCCTGTCAGTAAGTAAAG ATCATGCTTTACGATTATGGAATATCCAAACGGACACTCTGGTGGCAATATTTGGAGGTGTGGAAGGGCACAGAGATGAAGTTCTGAGTGCT GATTATGATCTTTTGGGTGAAAAAATAATGTCCTGTGGTATGGATCACTCTCTTAAACTTTGGAGGATCAATTCAAAGAGAATGATGAATGCAATTAAGGAATCTTATGATTATAACCCAAATAAAACTAACAG gccatttatttctcagaaaatCCACTTTCCTGACTTTTCTACCAGAGACATACATAGGAATTATGTCGATTGTGTGCGATGGTTAGGCGATTTGATACTTTCCAAG tcTTGTGAAAATGCCATTGTGTGCTGGAAACCTGGCAAAATGGAAGATGACATAGATAAAATCAAACCCA ATGCTTGCATTGGGCAATCAGGTTGGCAAACTTTATGTTTGGGATTTAGAAGTAGAAGATCCTCATAA